The DNA segment CACATAGACTGAGTATTGATGCATTGAGAAGCCATCAGAGAGCAAAAATTTCCGAAAGGTTGTGTAGGCTTTTTTTTGCGCGGGCGTGAGCGTTGGCAAGTCGAAGGTTACGATAATCCACATAGATCGGTAGGCGCTAAAGTTTCGCTTAAAGTGTTCACGTTCTTTATTCATCTGTGTCGTCGTTTGGTTGATTAGGCTCAGGTGCGATGAAACGTGGATAAATCATTTCGCTAGCTTCACCTTGAAAACATCGGACAAGTGAGGCTGTGGTTTGCGAGAG comes from the [Chlorobium] sp. 445 genome and includes:
- the cas2 gene encoding CRISPR-associated endonuclease Cas2 produces the protein MNKEREHFKRNFSAYRSMWIIVTFDLPTLTPAQKKAYTTFRKFLLSDGFSMHQYSVYV